A window of Massilia sp. NR 4-1 genomic DNA:
GCGTGATCCACCTGCAGCAAGGCGAATTGCTGAAGGAGGCCGCATGAGCATCTGGCTGCGCCAACACGGCTTCGCGCTCGGCTCCGCGCTGATCCATCTGCGCAAGGCGCCCGGCAGTTTCCTGTTCAATATCCTGGTGGTGGCGATCGCATTGGCCCTGCCCTTCACCGGCCTGACCCTGCTCAATAATGTGCGGCCGATGTCGGAACAGATGTCGGTCGATCCCGAGCTGAGCGTGTTCATGAAACAGGACACGCCGCGCGAGCAGGCGGCCGGCATCGCCGGTTCGCTGCGCGCCGTCGTCAAGGATGCCAAGATCGTCTTCGTACCGCGTGAAAAAGCGCTGGAACAGCTCAAGGACAAGAGCGGCTTGAACGATGTGATCAGCACCCTGGGCGAAAACCCGCTGCCCGACAGCTATATCATCAAGCTGGACGCCTTCCAGAGCGCGGCCGAAGGCGCGGCCATCGACGGCATCGCCGACCAGATGCGCGCCCTGCCCGGCGTGGAATCGGTGCAGGTCGATTCGGCCTGGGTCAAGCGCCTGGCCGCCCTGCTCGGCGTGCTGCGCCTGGCCCTGCTGCTCCTGGCCGCGACCCTGGGCACGGTGGTGGTGGCCGTGGTGTTCAACACCATCCGCCTGCAGGTCATGACCCAGCGCGAGGAAATCCTGGTCTCCAAGCTGATCGGCGCCACCGACGCCTATATCCACCGCCCCTTCTAT
This region includes:
- the ftsX gene encoding permease-like cell division protein FtsX, which encodes MSIWLRQHGFALGSALIHLRKAPGSFLFNILVVAIALALPFTGLTLLNNVRPMSEQMSVDPELSVFMKQDTPREQAAGIAGSLRAVVKDAKIVFVPREKALEQLKDKSGLNDVISTLGENPLPDSYIIKLDAFQSAAEGAAIDGIADQMRALPGVESVQVDSAWVKRLAALLGVLRLALLLLAATLGTVVVAVVFNTIRLQVMTQREEILVSKLIGATDAYIHRPFYYSGALLGLCAGGVALGAVALALRPLNTAIAEFARLYASEFQLAPLEPLAMAGLLALSAGLGLVGALLSVQRHLARLN